The following proteins are co-located in the Bifidobacteriaceae bacterium genome:
- a CDS encoding thioesterase family protein, producing the protein MTQVDLPIGAAVTLATLESRSHEVNAIRSGIKLYKSDAVADVQRSDQDDKGVTVAVRDRGTVLLTRIQFRKGGADLSRHWCQCGVGNRGDLLCKHIVAAVLGAQGGLVDSAVTLGLTAAATTTVNQTNTAKAARSGTLEVFATPMLIALMEEAACACLQDKLNPGQTSVGTAIQVAHKAPSPIGAVVTATATLELVLGNRLEFAVAAQDDARVIADGRHTRVIVDAADFMGKATRPPART; encoded by the coding sequence GTGACGCAGGTGGACTTGCCCATTGGCGCGGCCGTGACCTTGGCCACTCTGGAGAGCCGGAGCCATGAGGTCAACGCCATCCGCAGCGGGATAAAGCTCTACAAGTCGGACGCTGTGGCGGATGTCCAACGATCCGACCAGGACGACAAGGGCGTCACCGTGGCCGTCCGCGACCGCGGGACCGTGCTGCTGACACGCATCCAGTTCCGGAAAGGCGGTGCCGACCTCAGCCGTCACTGGTGCCAATGCGGTGTTGGAAACCGTGGGGACCTGTTGTGCAAACACATCGTGGCGGCCGTGCTCGGCGCGCAAGGCGGCCTGGTCGACTCGGCCGTCACCCTTGGGCTGACCGCCGCCGCCACCACAACCGTCAACCAGACGAACACCGCCAAGGCGGCGCGGAGCGGAACCCTTGAGGTCTTTGCCACCCCCATGCTCATAGCGCTGATGGAAGAGGCGGCCTGCGCCTGCCTCCAGGACAAGTTGAATCCCGGCCAGACGTCGGTCGGCACCGCCATCCAGGTGGCGCACAAAGCGCCCAGCCCGATCGGCGCGGTCGTCACCGCCACGGCGACCCTCGAGTTGGTTCTCGGCAACCGACTCGAGTTCGCCGTCGCGGCCCAAGACGACGCGCGCGTGATCGCCGACGGCCGACACACCCGCGTCATCGTGGATGCGGCCGATTTCATGGGCAAGGCAACCCGTCCCCCCGCCAGGACCTGA
- a CDS encoding acetamidase/formamidase family protein, translating into MPEVIFELDSTKPFKDQEKVGHNRWHPDIPAVAEVPVDTPVRIKVREWFDGWMKNDDSAEDILTAPLNSVHKLSGPFRVKEAQPGDLLVVDILDIGPLPQEDHGPLAGQGWGYCGVFAKENGGGFLTDVFPDAYKAIWEFKGQVATSRHIPEVSFAGMIHPGLMGTAPSAALLAKWNAREQALIDTDPTRVPPLALPPEPDSALIGKLSGPEYDRIAREGARTAPPRENGGNQDIKNFTKGTRVFYPVFVDGANLSLGDLHFSQGDGEITFCGAIEMGGYVDLSFNVIKGGMAKYGVTENAIFMPGTVDPRFERWLAFSGTSVTLDGEQRYLDSHLSYQRACLHAIDYLTTFGYSPEQGYLLLGSAPIEGRLSGVVDIPNSCSTVYLPVEMFEFDVRPGPGLPHQINPGIGAPKAMSIYSR; encoded by the coding sequence ATGCCAGAAGTAATCTTCGAACTTGATTCGACCAAACCGTTCAAGGATCAAGAGAAGGTCGGCCACAACAGGTGGCACCCAGACATCCCGGCGGTCGCCGAAGTGCCTGTCGACACCCCCGTCCGCATCAAGGTCCGCGAATGGTTCGACGGCTGGATGAAGAACGACGACTCGGCGGAGGACATCCTCACCGCGCCGTTGAACTCGGTCCACAAGCTGTCGGGCCCGTTCCGCGTCAAGGAAGCCCAGCCCGGCGACCTGTTGGTTGTCGACATCCTGGACATCGGCCCGCTTCCCCAAGAGGACCACGGCCCCCTGGCCGGCCAAGGCTGGGGCTATTGCGGCGTGTTCGCCAAAGAGAACGGCGGCGGATTCCTGACCGATGTGTTCCCGGACGCCTACAAGGCGATCTGGGAGTTCAAAGGCCAAGTCGCCACTTCCCGCCACATTCCGGAGGTCAGCTTTGCCGGAATGATCCACCCAGGCCTGATGGGCACAGCCCCGTCGGCCGCGCTGTTGGCGAAGTGGAACGCCCGCGAGCAAGCGCTGATCGACACCGACCCGACCCGCGTTCCGCCGCTGGCCTTGCCGCCAGAGCCGGACAGCGCTTTGATCGGCAAGTTGAGCGGCCCCGAATACGACCGGATAGCTCGTGAAGGCGCCCGCACGGCGCCGCCGCGGGAAAACGGCGGCAACCAAGACATCAAGAACTTCACCAAGGGCACCCGCGTGTTCTACCCGGTGTTCGTCGACGGCGCCAACCTTTCCCTGGGCGACCTGCACTTCTCTCAGGGCGACGGCGAAATCACGTTCTGCGGCGCCATCGAGATGGGCGGCTACGTGGACCTGAGCTTCAACGTCATCAAGGGCGGCATGGCGAAGTACGGCGTGACCGAGAACGCCATCTTCATGCCCGGCACGGTCGACCCCCGATTCGAGCGCTGGCTGGCCTTCTCCGGCACGTCGGTGACACTCGACGGCGAGCAGCGCTACCTTGATTCGCACCTGTCGTATCAGCGGGCGTGTCTGCACGCCATCGACTACCTGACCACCTTCGGCTACAGCCCCGAGCAGGGCTACCTCCTGCTGGGCTCCGCCCCGATCGAAGGTCGCCTCTCCGGCGTTGTCGACATCCCGAACTCCTGCTCGACGGTGTATTTGCCCGTCGAAATGTTCGAATTCGACGTGCGCCCGGGTCCCGGCCTGCCGCACCAGATCAACCCGGGCATTGGCGCGCCCAAGGCTATGTCCATCTACTCGCGCTAA
- a CDS encoding AMP-binding protein, whose product MAAGLGALGLVRDPFGLARFLFAALPRDGLTIAGALAGGAHAWGDRVALIDDRGPATYRELDGMAGGWANGIVRRGLVRRGGRVALACWDDREFLVAMAAATRVGAHLAVLDPRGDLADQLRPLEARGVDLLIHSPDLAGRWSPGSGASVSTATLREWERAGGREPPQAARPGVAFRAPAHGEGGLAARLASLGAEPPNRGTGEARVGRRRGGRLALLTSGTTGAPKAVNVADRAARALAGLALAGATGVRAGRPTLVWPPLCHGYGLAMAALCLISGSPMVLQSALAAELTSRGQDAAEKGGPCSARAGRPAPADASDLAGRNSLGRDSLGSGLAGPSLVGPGLVGPGLAGAGLVGPGIVGPGLAEPDSAAAARAARAQAKSQAALNAIRRYGISVVAAVPAQLGFLAAYLNTPGAPDAVGERVNVVVTGGDPMDAATAATIQRRWGRVLVNYYGSTETGTLTVAVGADLALDPTNVGRPCVGARVEVVGEDGKPLPVGQTGRVRAQSLLAAPDELRGGRTVTLNDLAWMDQSGNLHISGRVPPN is encoded by the coding sequence TTGGCGGCGGGGCTCGGCGCCCTGGGCCTGGTTCGGGACCCGTTCGGACTGGCACGTTTCTTGTTCGCGGCGCTGCCGCGCGACGGCTTGACGATCGCCGGGGCGTTGGCGGGTGGCGCTCACGCCTGGGGAGATCGCGTGGCCCTGATTGACGACCGCGGACCGGCCACCTACCGCGAACTGGACGGGATGGCTGGCGGGTGGGCGAACGGCATCGTGCGCCGGGGATTGGTCCGCCGGGGCGGGCGGGTGGCGCTGGCCTGCTGGGACGACCGGGAGTTTCTGGTGGCGATGGCGGCCGCGACACGTGTGGGCGCCCACCTGGCGGTGCTCGACCCCCGCGGCGACTTGGCGGACCAGTTGCGCCCGCTCGAAGCCAGGGGCGTCGACCTGCTGATTCACTCGCCGGACCTGGCTGGGCGCTGGTCGCCGGGGTCCGGAGCCAGCGTGTCCACGGCCACCTTGCGCGAATGGGAACGCGCAGGTGGGCGCGAACCGCCCCAGGCGGCGCGGCCGGGAGTCGCGTTTCGGGCACCCGCACACGGAGAGGGCGGTCTGGCGGCACGGTTGGCCAGTTTGGGAGCTGAACCGCCGAACCGGGGGACGGGCGAAGCCCGAGTTGGGAGGAGGCGGGGCGGGCGGCTGGCGCTGCTGACCTCCGGCACCACGGGCGCGCCGAAGGCGGTGAACGTCGCGGACCGGGCGGCACGGGCGCTGGCGGGGCTGGCGCTCGCCGGAGCGACTGGCGTCCGGGCGGGGCGTCCCACGCTGGTTTGGCCGCCGTTGTGCCACGGCTACGGCCTGGCCATGGCCGCGTTATGCCTGATCAGCGGCTCGCCAATGGTGCTACAGTCCGCGTTGGCCGCAGAGCTGACGAGCAGGGGGCAGGACGCGGCGGAGAAGGGCGGCCCGTGTTCGGCGCGGGCAGGGCGACCCGCGCCCGCAGACGCCTCGGACTTGGCGGGGCGGAACTCTTTGGGGCGAGACTCTTTGGGATCCGGCCTGGCGGGACCCAGTTTGGTGGGACCCGGCCTGGTGGGGCCCGGCCTGGCCGGAGCCGGTTTGGTGGGGCCGGGCATTGTGGGGCCCGGCTTGGCGGAGCCGGACTCAGCTGCGGCGGCACGAGCTGCGCGCGCCCAGGCCAAGAGCCAGGCCGCGCTGAATGCGATCCGCCGCTATGGAATTTCTGTGGTCGCGGCGGTGCCCGCGCAGTTGGGTTTCCTGGCGGCGTATTTGAACACTCCGGGTGCCCCGGACGCGGTTGGGGAGCGGGTCAACGTGGTGGTCACCGGCGGGGACCCGATGGACGCTGCCACGGCGGCCACCATTCAGCGCCGTTGGGGGCGTGTCCTGGTCAACTACTACGGGTCCACCGAAACCGGCACGCTGACCGTCGCCGTTGGCGCCGACCTGGCCCTTGACCCCACGAACGTGGGGCGGCCCTGCGTGGGAGCGCGCGTTGAGGTGGTCGGCGAGGACGGGAAGCCCCTGCCTGTGGGGCAAACCGGGCGGGTGAGGGCCCAGTCGCTGCTGGCCGCGCCGGATGAGCTCCGCGGCGGCAGGACCGTGACTTTGAACGACCTGGCCTGGATGGACCAATCGGGCAACCTGCACATCTCGGGCCGGGTTCCACCCAACTGA
- a CDS encoding SDR family NAD(P)-dependent oxidoreductase: protein MSPGVPARGTANRFAPALLGVPLGGGGPDRVQPWVVGRTVVVTGASRGIGREVAKRLAALGSHVIGVARSAEPLAELAAAAARHGRRLEPRTVDLREANAANALAEEIIEFFGPPQLVVSCAGHSIHRYLPEYAARFHDVDRLARINFLGPVALLLPFADQMARRGSGHIVDVSTAQVDVPTPGWSAYTASKAAFQAWLASAAPELRAAGVAVTSVHLPRVATAMSAPTAGRYSVPELTVAQAADAVCRAIARRPRLSRPWWAAAAAVAAHVAPRTADALWTAALKAGLRP from the coding sequence ATGAGCCCTGGCGTCCCAGCCCGCGGCACGGCCAACCGCTTTGCCCCGGCCTTGCTCGGCGTGCCCCTCGGGGGCGGCGGACCCGACCGGGTTCAACCCTGGGTGGTGGGGCGAACGGTGGTGGTCACCGGCGCCTCGCGGGGAATTGGGCGCGAGGTCGCCAAACGCCTTGCCGCGCTCGGCTCGCACGTGATCGGGGTGGCGCGAAGCGCCGAACCGCTCGCCGAACTCGCCGCCGCGGCGGCCCGGCACGGCCGCCGCCTGGAGCCCCGGACGGTCGATCTCCGCGAAGCCAACGCCGCAAACGCGCTCGCCGAGGAAATCATCGAGTTCTTCGGCCCGCCGCAACTGGTGGTTTCCTGCGCCGGCCACTCAATCCACCGCTATCTGCCGGAGTACGCGGCCCGTTTCCACGACGTGGACCGGCTGGCCAGAATCAATTTCCTTGGCCCCGTCGCCCTGCTCCTACCATTCGCGGACCAGATGGCGCGGCGCGGGTCCGGGCACATAGTCGACGTCTCCACCGCCCAGGTCGACGTGCCGACACCGGGCTGGTCGGCCTACACCGCGTCCAAGGCTGCGTTCCAGGCGTGGCTGGCCAGCGCCGCCCCCGAACTCCGGGCCGCCGGGGTCGCGGTCACGTCCGTCCACCTCCCCCGGGTCGCCACCGCCATGAGCGCCCCCACCGCCGGCCGCTACTCGGTGCCTGAATTGACAGTCGCCCAAGCCGCAGATGCCGTCTGCCGCGCCATCGCCCGCCGCCCCCGACTGTCCCGCCCCTGGTGGGCAGCCGCCGCGGCCGTTGCCGCCCACGTGGCCCCCCGCACCGCCGATGCGCTCTGGACGGCCGCGCTCAAGGCGGGCCTCCGCCCATGA
- a CDS encoding TetR/AcrR family transcriptional regulator produces MPGTQERARRRLSPEARCQQIVECASRFIAEFGYRALTFKAIADRCGMTAPGVMHYFPSTTSLLEAVLDHYTQVLRRRVSLLANNGLGTRLCLDQVVRDVWSSPVCIQLYVHLSAESTDHGHVARGYLLKRHDTAINAVAKLIGDDHPDPVWAAEAFYTVLDGLRMRWIRDPELDAVAEWQRLADIMYAGTPLSQGVRAPGTPALSHWALR; encoded by the coding sequence ATGCCAGGCACACAAGAACGCGCCCGCAGGCGCCTGAGCCCCGAGGCCCGTTGTCAGCAAATCGTCGAGTGCGCCAGCCGGTTCATCGCGGAATTCGGCTACCGGGCTCTCACTTTCAAGGCGATCGCAGACCGCTGCGGCATGACAGCGCCCGGGGTCATGCATTATTTCCCGTCGACCACATCGCTCCTTGAGGCCGTCCTCGACCACTACACCCAAGTGCTGCGCAGAAGGGTTTCGTTGTTGGCCAACAACGGCCTGGGGACCCGGCTGTGCCTCGACCAGGTGGTCCGGGACGTGTGGAGCAGCCCGGTGTGCATTCAGCTCTACGTCCACCTCAGCGCGGAATCCACAGACCACGGCCATGTCGCCCGCGGCTACCTTCTCAAACGGCACGACACCGCGATCAACGCGGTGGCCAAGCTGATCGGCGACGACCACCCGGACCCGGTCTGGGCGGCCGAGGCGTTCTACACCGTGCTCGACGGGCTGAGAATGCGGTGGATCCGCGACCCGGAACTGGACGCGGTGGCCGAATGGCAACGCCTCGCCGACATCATGTACGCCGGCACGCCGCTGTCGCAGGGGGTCCGCGCCCCCGGAACGCCAGCCCTGTCACACTGGGCTCTTCGGTGA
- a CDS encoding OFA family MFS transporter has product MHNRWLVGALPAVMIHVSIGSVYSFSTLTKPLMAEMDAPESTIKWAFSIAIFCLGCSAAGLGKFVQDYGPRVSARISGVCFGLGMILTGVAILSHSVTWLFLCYGVLGGIGLGTGYITPVKTLIRWFHDRKGMATGMAVMGFGFGSVMAGPVFAWLIGLFSEHDAAGAVTAYHVAPAFLIMGTVYGAILITASFIIRVPPPEWGEVIDDNGAAVPQQRQYKTTEALRTWQFYALWVMLFVNISCGIAVIYTASPMMQDTVGVDAQTAALLAVSGVALFNGLGRFVWASLSDKMGRPFTFAAFFVVQVVAFGALGALLAAGRAEQAVFLGLIYLIATCYGGGFGTIPAYLSDLFGNANVSAVHGWVLTAWALAGVVGPTILVWAKGGEETYQRAMFFYAGMLAVALVVSVVLLTALRRSRGGFDPLHRDYRGQRAGDRSDFEKTSSP; this is encoded by the coding sequence ATGCACAACCGTTGGCTCGTGGGCGCGCTGCCCGCCGTAATGATCCACGTCTCAATTGGATCGGTCTATTCTTTTTCCACTCTCACAAAGCCGTTGATGGCGGAAATGGACGCCCCGGAGTCCACCATCAAATGGGCCTTCTCGATCGCCATTTTCTGCCTGGGCTGTTCTGCGGCGGGCTTGGGGAAGTTCGTGCAGGACTACGGGCCCAGGGTCTCGGCCAGGATCTCCGGGGTCTGCTTCGGCCTGGGAATGATCCTCACCGGCGTGGCCATCTTGAGCCACTCGGTCACCTGGCTGTTCCTGTGCTACGGCGTGTTGGGCGGGATTGGGTTGGGCACGGGCTACATCACCCCGGTGAAGACCCTGATCCGCTGGTTCCACGACCGGAAGGGCATGGCCACGGGCATGGCGGTCATGGGCTTCGGCTTCGGGTCGGTGATGGCCGGGCCGGTGTTCGCCTGGCTGATCGGACTGTTCTCGGAACACGACGCGGCCGGCGCCGTCACCGCCTACCACGTCGCCCCCGCGTTCCTCATCATGGGGACGGTGTACGGGGCGATCCTGATAACGGCATCGTTCATCATCCGGGTGCCGCCGCCGGAATGGGGCGAGGTGATAGACGACAACGGCGCGGCCGTTCCCCAACAGCGGCAATACAAGACCACAGAGGCGCTGCGCACGTGGCAGTTCTACGCGCTGTGGGTGATGCTGTTCGTGAACATCTCCTGCGGCATAGCGGTCATCTACACGGCGTCGCCAATGATGCAGGACACGGTGGGCGTGGACGCGCAAACCGCCGCGCTGCTCGCCGTGTCCGGGGTGGCGCTGTTCAACGGATTGGGACGGTTCGTGTGGGCGTCGTTGTCCGACAAAATGGGGCGCCCGTTCACATTTGCCGCCTTCTTCGTGGTGCAAGTCGTCGCCTTTGGCGCGCTCGGCGCGCTGTTGGCCGCCGGCCGGGCCGAGCAGGCGGTCTTCCTGGGGCTGATCTACCTCATCGCCACCTGTTACGGCGGCGGCTTCGGCACCATCCCGGCCTACCTGTCCGATCTTTTCGGCAACGCCAACGTGTCGGCCGTCCACGGCTGGGTGTTGACCGCCTGGGCGCTGGCCGGCGTGGTGGGGCCCACCATCTTGGTATGGGCGAAGGGCGGCGAGGAGACCTACCAGCGCGCGATGTTCTTCTACGCCGGCATGCTGGCCGTTGCCTTGGTTGTGTCCGTCGTCTTGTTGACCGCGTTGCGGCGATCGCGCGGCGGGTTCGACCCGTTGCACCGCGATTATCGAGGTCAGCGGGCCGGGGATCGAAGCGACTTCGAGAAGACCTCCTCGCCATAG
- a CDS encoding aldehyde dehydrogenase family protein, with protein sequence MTDQTTTLHLAPDQLFIRGEWRAAANGSTYTVADPATGQPLAELASTTPADAVDALDAAAEAFPAWSNTTAEHRGRILTDALDAFIRRNGEVASLLARNAGIPPERAQTEVLAAAEAVRLAIAATARLSGRTGHPWGRGRRGRARLATRPGLGGPLGLAAPAEAAVPAPWPPALSSDSQIPTATFRVHWVPRPIGPTAIVLPNEEPLATAARKAAPALAAGCTVILKPAALTPLAVMAFANMLVEAGLPEGAFNVIPCVNAPSVIEPVLGDSRLRKLSYTGDLATARGLLPLAANGAPSISLELAGPAPFIVMEDADMDTAVDAAVSAATHFNGQAANCAHRVYVHRSQAAAFAEQLAARFGDLVVGDPSTTAAQVGPLLNAQLRDQALAQVNAAVKAGATVLTGGEAASGPGFFFQPTVLGELPGGPLPAVDDLTGPVSAIVPYDDLEDVLTWANASPYGTAAYVMSEGTRNAERIGARLSRGLVAVNTGLALPVDGRGALGEFMRIQRTVLPAY encoded by the coding sequence ATGACCGATCAGACCACCACGCTGCACCTTGCCCCGGACCAGCTTTTCATCAGGGGCGAGTGGCGCGCCGCCGCCAATGGCTCCACCTACACGGTGGCGGACCCGGCGACGGGCCAGCCGCTAGCGGAACTCGCCTCGACCACACCCGCCGACGCGGTGGACGCCCTCGACGCCGCCGCCGAGGCGTTCCCCGCCTGGTCCAACACCACAGCCGAGCACCGCGGCCGCATTCTGACGGACGCGTTGGACGCGTTTATCCGCCGCAACGGCGAGGTCGCCTCCCTGTTGGCCCGCAACGCCGGCATCCCGCCCGAACGCGCCCAAACCGAGGTCCTGGCCGCCGCCGAAGCGGTCCGCCTGGCCATCGCCGCGACCGCCCGCTTGTCGGGGCGGACGGGTCACCCCTGGGGCCGCGGCCGTCGCGGGCGGGCGCGCTTGGCCACCCGCCCCGGCCTGGGCGGCCCGCTTGGCTTGGCGGCCCCGGCCGAGGCCGCCGTCCCCGCGCCCTGGCCCCCCGCCCTTTCCTCAGATTCCCAAATTCCAACGGCCACCTTCCGTGTGCACTGGGTTCCACGTCCCATCGGCCCGACCGCAATTGTGCTGCCGAACGAGGAGCCGCTGGCGACCGCCGCCCGCAAGGCCGCGCCCGCGCTCGCGGCGGGCTGCACGGTGATCCTCAAGCCGGCGGCACTGACGCCGCTGGCGGTTATGGCCTTCGCCAACATGCTTGTGGAGGCCGGCCTCCCGGAAGGAGCGTTCAACGTGATCCCGTGCGTCAACGCCCCCTCGGTGATCGAGCCGGTGCTGGGCGACTCGCGGCTGCGCAAGCTTTCCTACACCGGCGACCTGGCCACGGCCAGGGGCCTGCTGCCGCTGGCGGCGAACGGCGCGCCGAGCATCTCGCTTGAATTGGCGGGCCCCGCGCCGTTCATCGTGATGGAGGACGCGGACATGGACACCGCGGTGGACGCGGCCGTCAGCGCCGCCACCCATTTCAACGGACAGGCGGCTAACTGCGCGCACCGCGTATATGTGCACCGATCGCAGGCCGCCGCGTTCGCCGAACAACTGGCCGCGCGTTTCGGCGATCTGGTTGTGGGCGATCCTTCCACCACCGCCGCCCAGGTCGGCCCGCTGCTCAACGCGCAACTCCGCGACCAAGCGCTGGCGCAGGTGAACGCCGCAGTCAAAGCCGGCGCGACCGTGTTGACGGGCGGTGAGGCGGCGTCCGGCCCGGGCTTCTTCTTCCAACCGACGGTGCTGGGGGAATTGCCCGGAGGCCCCCTGCCAGCGGTCGACGACTTGACCGGCCCGGTGTCCGCCATAGTGCCCTATGACGACCTAGAGGACGTGCTGACCTGGGCGAACGCATCCCCCTATGGCACGGCGGCCTACGTGATGAGCGAGGGCACCAGGAACGCCGAACGGATCGGCGCCCGGCTGAGCCGCGGCCTGGTGGCCGTCAACACCGGGCTCGCGCTCCCGGTGGATGGCCGGGGAGCACTGGGCGAGTTCATGCGCATCCAGCGCACCGTCCTCCCCGCCTATTGA
- a CDS encoding AmiS/UreI family transporter, translating to MGSVGLLYVGAILFINGIMLLGHISPKGAAPLNFFAGAVQVFTPTYLVVSSGGDPDVIAGAAGLYLFGFTYLWVGINNVMGWDGRGLGWFSLFVTAAALGFAAYDFFQTGNLTSAVMWLMWGALWFMFFMLLGLGKSAWGPATGWVAAVEGIITGGVPAMLMLTGHWRTDAPFAIALAALAVVMLVLAAPAAKALTAKNPA from the coding sequence ATGGGAAGTGTTGGACTTCTCTACGTGGGTGCCATCTTGTTCATCAACGGCATCATGCTGTTGGGACACATCTCACCCAAGGGGGCCGCCCCCCTGAACTTCTTCGCCGGCGCCGTCCAGGTGTTCACGCCCACCTACTTGGTGGTTTCCTCGGGCGGGGACCCGGACGTGATCGCCGGCGCGGCCGGCCTGTATCTGTTCGGCTTCACCTATCTGTGGGTCGGCATCAACAACGTCATGGGTTGGGACGGGCGCGGGCTCGGCTGGTTCTCTCTGTTCGTGACCGCAGCGGCCCTCGGCTTCGCCGCCTACGACTTCTTCCAGACCGGAAACCTGACCTCGGCGGTCATGTGGCTGATGTGGGGGGCGTTGTGGTTCATGTTCTTTATGCTGCTGGGCCTCGGCAAGTCCGCGTGGGGTCCGGCTACCGGTTGGGTGGCGGCGGTGGAGGGCATCATCACCGGTGGCGTGCCCGCCATGTTGATGCTGACCGGCCATTGGCGCACCGACGCCCCGTTTGCGATCGCCCTGGCCGCCCTGGCGGTGGTCATGCTGGTCCTGGCCGCCCCTGCGGCCAAGGCGCTGACCGCCAAGAACCCTGCCTGA